The DNA sequence ATGGGCTAAGGTCCCTGGGTTTATCATACTACCAAGTGATTCAGGTGGAAGCTCAGCCCAACCAGAAGACTTGTTACGTTGGGGGGTCAATAATATTTTCCTTGGGCCTGAACTTAATATTTGCTACTGTTACTAAACACAAGCTATCAGCACTTtgctcctctccatagagctaGGGACCCGATAATGATCCCACGCCTGGTAGTACGTGTTCTGAGGTCATCCCAGCTGTGGGATCACACTCTCTGGTCCTGGGCTGTATGGAGAAAAATCCTATCCCTTAATTAGGACCCAAAATTACACCTTGGTTGGTATTTTATCTAAGATCTGACAACCCAAGGGGATCAAGTTGGAACCAAACTCCTAAATCGAAACCAATTGTTTAAAACCATAATTGATTGGTTTGGTCTGATTTGATCGAGCTGAATCAGTTTTACACATATACTGGACCAAAACGAAAGATGACAACTAAAATATGAAGAACCAATCTCTACGGTTCATATTGGTTTAACATATGAAGTAGTTAAAGCAGAGGAGTTGAGTTGAATTACATTCTGCCATGCTCTTCTAGGGAAGGAATGAACGAACTTTTAAATGCCTCCTGCGAATTCTTTGCCATCCAATCCCGAAAGAGCATCAGCTGCATCTCTGATATCAAAGAACTCCACGAACCACTGGTGGTCCCCAATGGCGCTTCTCTCAGTTCCTTCACAGCCCCTGAATTAGAGAACTTGGTCGAATAAAAATCGagtggaaaataagaaaaagaaataaatccaTTACAGTGGGAGAAAAATAATTATGGGTTTAAGATTTGGAGAAGACTATCCTCAAAACCCATCTCGATCCATTAACAAAGCCTTCcagaaatgaagaaaacagaagagaaaacccaaaaaagatCAAGAATTCATACCAAaagattcaaaaatttcaagtaTTCTACTGGAAGAGATCTCCCGATCCAAATTACGAACCACAAGAATTCCTTGATTACTGTCGTCGGCGGAAATACTAGGAACATAAAATTGAGCCCAGGTAGCAGAACCAGCGACAACGCGATGAGCCAATGGAGGCAACGTTAAAACGGTGTAATATAGCCTCATTATGTGCTGATGCTGTATGTAATGGTTCTGTATCGCCGCCAACGCCGCTGCCGAATGCCTCAGATCATAAAAGTGAACAGTAACGATTCCATCCTGCAACCTCTCCATCCCCACCGATTTCACCTCCCCAAACACTTGTAATTCTGTACGGACAATCGTTTCACTGACGTACGTGGGCACCTTATATAGAAGGAGGCTTCTAGTGGGTGTCGGTGAAGGCAGGGGAACCGTTGACGGTGGTAGTGGTTGAGGCAGCCACTGATATTGGTAATACACGGTCTCATTGTGGTTGGGCATCATTGGATGATACATTTGCATTTGCGGTGGTTGAACTTGCAAGAACGGAACCTGCTGGGTCATCGGAAAATAGGTTCTTGGCCTGAATTGCTGCGCCTGAGGATGCATCTCCAAGTGTCCAAGAAATGTACCAATTCGGGTTCTTGCCGGtgccggagaagaagaaaaagaagaattcgTGAGAGTATTACGGCACTATAGATTTGGTTCTCAAGAATCCAAGATTGGTTTTGGCTATCTGTTGAGTTTCGAGAGTCGACTACTCGATTGGGAGATGAAACCGTTCTCTGAAGCCTAAACAAAGGGATTCACCGGCGGAGCCTAACGAGACAAATCTTGCGCAGCGCAAATTAAAGTCACACCCAGTTGCTCATGGCCCATTCTCATCTTCCCAAGCTAGCTATACACTCCATTGTCCACGGCCCTCTTGCACTCTCCATCTGGCTCGGGATTTTCTGAAATCATACACCACTTTCCTTCCATTAGTGCCAAGGATTTAGGTATCGGTCTCAACCGATACCAATATATCGGATCGGATCCATGAATATCAGTTATTTTTGCCCCTGTTTTTCAAAAAACGTACATTTGTTTTACTCTCAACCCctgaaaaaaatataggaatcGATTCATATTAGTCAGGTACTGAGACTGATATCAATacacttaaaaccatgattggtACACATAACTAGtgaatttaagttttttttttttctttttggagggGGAGCTTGCTATCTGGTCGCATGGTTCATGCACTGGGGGCCAATCAAAGTGCATATTACCAatataaatgagatttttttttttaaaatttcataagGGCAGGAAAGTAATTTCATAGGCTCAAgtatctgatacagtaaccaggccatgtagcatttttttttcttttttttccttctgggGCATGGTAAAATGCACTTTGtagtctaccaaaaaaaaaaaaacttttatagttgaattttaattttctttttaataaatattaatgcattcaaaggtttttttttttttttttttttttttttttgtagaagagATTATATATTCATTCACCATTTTATTGGATTGGATAGAAAGTGCATGACCTGAATTAGTCAAATGTTAAAGTTCAGACTAAGTATATCCATGTATGGATATCaatacttaagatattattattAGGATCGGAAGAAATAATGCCTATTGGTGTGTCGGTGCTCCAAGACACAATAGATGTGAAAAAATTCGTATAAATGCCATCTCTTTGGTTTAAATTCATTCGAATTTATGATAGTACGTACCCTCTTTCctttaaaattttgaagttattttttaagggaacaatgatggtggtgatggtagtACAAATAGGATTGTTGATCGACATGTTGAAACTCCACAAATGCTAACTTCCTCCTCATCAAAACCTTGATGCAATATAAGTATTTTCCCGAATTAATTGATCAATAGCCGTACACGTGGCATTGATGCATGGTTActctaagattttttttggggtaaatcATCAATGGTATTAGATTGAAGTATGAAGCTTgaaccatttattttttttttattaggttaAAGAACCAATTAGTTTAAATGGGACATAAACAAGGGTGACCCTAATTAGGCATGTCTTATATCACATATGAGACGGAAGATGAATGAACAAGAAATCTCTTCGTCCATTACTAAAATCGATTTGATCATAAGGATaagatgatattttttattttattttaaccaTTGATAGCAGATTAACACTGAGATTTCCTAGGGTTCAAGTAAACTTGTCAATAGTTTAAAATGTCAACTGTCAAGCAAGCTAGCCATAGGTTATCTAATTAATTATCCCTACAATTTTATGATTACCTAACAAAGGAAAAAGATGcggaaaaaggagagaaagtcTTGTCCCGTCCCATATCAACAAAGCCCATGGTTATTGGTACCCAAAATGGAAAAGCGAAAAAAATAAGGCCATGCCCATATAAAGCATTTAAGAAATTGGCTAGGCCTATCAAAGCTACCTTTTAGACACCCTCCATTTGATAGTTGATACGATTGATGAGCCCCTGCCTTGGCAGCCTGAAAGTGAACTTCCATAAGCTTCGGTTTGAAAAACGGTGCCAGAGGAAGGAGGTTGTGGAGTTGAATTCTATCGTATGCATGTGTGAGTGAGTGGATGTATATAGAAGTAGGTGGCCATTGGCCTCCTACTAACGTCCAATATGTTGGCCATTGGCCTCCTACTAACGTCCAATATGTTGGCCATTGGCCAGTGGTGCTTAGTAGAATaggaaagtataaaaaaaaaaaatcaataatcaaTAGAGCAGTTGATTTGTTGAGGCAGTGGGttttccaaaaacaaaatttgatgACTTTCTGAAATGAAATTGATTATAAAGAGATATGTTGGGTTTGTGGTTTTTATCTAGATTGATTTGGATCAACAGTCTAGATGAGTAGTCTATTAGGATACTAGTACCTAATACCATATACAGTCATCCAATGGTTGATTCACCCTTACCACTAGACAAGCGTATCGATACTCCATACCAATTTGCATCAACAAAAAGGCAACATCgactctatttatttatttgctttttattttttttcaaagaaagagagagcattATTTACAAATAGAGGGAAAGACACTCCCTTATAGTCATTAAATAATACATGAGTAAGAAAAAGGAGGGGGAATGTTGTCCTAGAGAACAAAAAATGATGATTAACACGAAAGGATGCAAGAGCATAGCAGCTCGATTCCCTTTCTAGTAAATAAGGTTAAaagaaactgaataaaaataattaacaaGATGAATGCAATCCTTAATAATATGCTAAATATGCCAAAGGATATTAGCTAGTGTTAGAACCCTTTAAAATATTGATAGTAAGAGCACAATCTCCTTCAATAGTGACATTGAAAAAACCTTTAAACTTGACTATTTAAAGGCACTGTCTAATCACGAGTATTTTTGCAACTTAAATAAAAGTCAAACCAGTTTATTTTGCAAATCCTATGATGAAGTTGTGAATAGATTCTCTAAAAAAGTGAGATAATGTAAGGGAGAGTCTCatgttttctttcctcttctccacttaccctttttattgtttaagttAAAAGCTAActcatttcttcttttggtaTGCACAAAAGTAGCCTTGGCCTTTGCCCTCCTCTTTTCACATTACATAGAATTTTGTCAATCTTTTCTTCGAtagccatttttttttggttagaatTTGATTGTTTATGAGAGATAACGTAAGGGAGAGACACACTTTTTTATGTGTAATTAAAAAGTTTATGAAAGGGATGTGTGCATCATGACATTGCTCCATATGTTTGGCTCAtcctttccatgttttagtGTTACTTGCACCTTTTCATGCGTTAGAAAAGTTTTGAGTCCCACATATTGGTAAACATTCCTCCATATGTTGGTGCATAACCAACACCCTCAacaatatttattatttttaattgctaGGGCAGTCTCAATCACCTACCCATGTGTGTATATTTTACAGCTAGGAATATCTGGCAGTATACCTAGATCTACatctatatttctcttcctctcctcgAAAAATTCCTATTTGATCCTCTCATCCGAATCCTTCTATTGGTTGAACCTCTAACTCCAGGAAAGTTAGCGGCATACCTAACCTCCATGGCAAAGCATTGAATTGGAGTGGTCCAATCAGGCCTGTCCGAAACCAAGCAGGATAGATCAATTGACACCCCAAAGGCTTGCTAGGTATTTGGGTGTTGGTTGTAAGTGAGATACATTTGAGTGGGCCCATTTTTGAGTGTGTGGACCATTGTCATCTTAAATCATTGTCCACATTACCTGGTTGTAATGTCGTAATATGTTTTTCGTTAAGGAAAAGGTTCTGTGAGTCGCTGAGGTAAGGTAAGTTAGCACCTCTGTGTAGATCTTTCTCCTCCTTACATGAATGACCTTGCTTGCCCCTCCTGTTTTCATATACATCAGAGACCTTAATCTTTGGTTTTGGAGAATCACAACTAAGTGTAGCAATAATAGAGTTGGGCTAGAGCGGAAATCTGGGCCAGATTAATCGGCTCAAGTCACTAGGTTTATCAGGCTACCAAGTGCTTCAGGTGTAAGCTCAGCCCAGCCTGAAGACTTGTTACGATGGGGGTACATAATTTTTTCCTTGGGCTTGAACTTAATATTTGCTACTTCTACTAAACACAAGTTATTAGCACTTCGCTCATCTCCATAGAGCCAGGAATCAGAGAATGATCTCACGCCTGGGAATAACAGGGCATGCGTCCTGAGGTTACCTTTAGctgtgggatcactctctgatccctaggctctatggagaggaaccCTATCTACGAATTAAGACCCAAAATTACACCTTGGTTGGTATTTTATCTAAGATCTGACAATCCAATTAAGGGGATCAAGTTGGAACTAAAATcctaaatcaaaaccaattgtTTAAAACCATACTGACCGAAAAAAGAATTAGTACggtttacaataaaaaataaatcttattTGGTATGGCACAATTTCGTTATCTAAGGTAAAACTGTTTGATACAAACTGAACCATATCAAGTTACTTATTTTCAAACCAAACTgagtatatattatatatgtattttttatattatttattagaGACGTTTTATGAAACcttatgttagatcaaacaccaagaaacacgaataataaagagacaatagatctgtatgacacagagatttaacgaggttcacacaccagggtggtgtgctacgtcctcaggcgaagaagaagatgattcactatgcaaaagagaaattacaccctaacagcagcgaggaaaaactcgccctgaaaccctagctgcgtgaaaaccctggaatacgatgactttctcaacaagcaacagtacattatatatactccaaaatcacgggtcgacccatcgggtcacgatcgatccggtcgaaccatacgtacgcccccgcacccccatacgagatcagtgatgggttccgggcttgggcctctgcttccatcatagatctcagaaaatttcccattcgggtcgccaccaaaatatgtcggatcgggtcaatcttcaaaacgggttaagaattcgagacaaacttaacaaatctccaccttggcttgaattctcctccaatagataaacaaatagctaacatcttcatcttctccaatagccttccaaagggctgaactcaaacacgacaaacaccaagtaagttcaagcaatgctcgaacttaccaacacataaaggcttagtcaacatatcagctggattgtcttcagtaccaatcttcaacacttgaatattaccttgagcaattatctcttttatgaaatgataccgaacatcaatgtgctttgtcctctcatgatacattgaatctttagtcaagtgaatagcactctggctatcacaatggacaacagtcaccctatgatccatgctgagttctcccaacaaacctctaagccaaatagcttctttaattgcctcagtcactgccatatactctgcttcagtggtagataatgcaattgtagcttgtaaagtagctttccaactaaccgtacttcctccaagagtaaatacatagcctgtgagtgaccttctcttgtcaagatcacctgcataatctgaatcaacataaccagataaattatcaccattcctcccaaactccaaacaaacaccagaggtccctttcaagtacctaagtatccacttcactgcttcccaatgagctttacctggacatgacaaatatctgctcaccacactgacagcttgtgaaatgtcaggacgagtgcaaaccatagtatacataatggagccaactgcactagagtatggaacacgtgacatgtactccacctttTCATCtatcttaggtgatagagcagttgaaagtctaaaatgagatgcaagaggagtagttacaagtttggcatctttcatgccaaaacgactcaataccttctcagtgtacttttgttgagatagccacaacttccctgcttttctatccctcttgatctccataccaaggatcttccttgctgcccccaaatctttcatctcaaattcagaacttaattgttccttcaacctattgacctcattcctatcttttgttgcaatcaacatatcatcaacataaagcaacaaatatatgaatgacccatcagagagctttctaaaataaacacaacagtcatattgacacctgtagtatccaaaactagccataactgaatcaaaccttttataccactgtataggagactgttttaaaccatatagggacttcttcaacaagcatacatggtcctccttactttcaataacaaacccttcaggttgatgcatataaatctgttcttctaattcaccatgcaagaatgttgttttcacatcaagttgctctaactccaaatcatacatagcaactaaagcaagtaggacacgaatagaactatgcttaacaacaggtgagaaaacatcattaaaatcaattccttgtacctaactgatgagcacatttatgtgtgaaatctagggtagtaaaacatgcattttacatatttagaatggagctaccttgggttttactctctttttgcaggttttatattttcaaggccttaaggactatcgggagctatatcttcaattttacacgtaaagaggtcctatttctttccatggttgcgaagaggacgaaattctgagcaagatggacgtgttcaattaaaagtacacattcgtttggtcacccgtacaaatgattattctttttcgggtcagaaaaagaataatggatcagaactgaaccgagatgcagaaccagcccgtttgcaattgtcccagaggtacaaggaatactccaaatgccaacaaggatcgatggaccacatctttaagtgattaaagatttgtttttggtaacaacaactacctagcttagttggtgagctatggtgtacaaaattctcttgctcNNNNNNNNNNNNNNNNNNNNNNNNNNNNNNNNNNNNNNNNNNNNNNNNNNNNNNNNNNNNNNNNNNNNNNNNNNNNNNNNNNNNNNNNNNNNNNNNNNNNNNNNNNNNNNNNNNNNNNNNNNNNNNNNNNNNNNNNNNNNNNNNNNNNNNNNNNNNNNNNNNNNNNNNNNNNNNNNNNNNNNNNNNNNNNNNNNNNNNNNNNNNNNNNNNNNNNNNNNNNNNNNNNNNNNNNNNNNNNNNNNNNNNNNNNNNNNNNN is a window from the Macadamia integrifolia cultivar HAES 741 chromosome 5, SCU_Mint_v3, whole genome shotgun sequence genome containing:
- the LOC122080352 gene encoding protein terminal ear1-like, with the protein product MHPQAQQFRPRTYFPMTQQVPFLQVQPPQMQMYHPMMPNHNETVYYQYQWLPQPLPPSTVPLPSPTPTRSLLLYKVPTYVSETIVRTELQVFGEVKSVGMERLQDGIVTVHFYDLRHSAAALAAIQNHYIQHQHIMRLYYTVLTLPPLAHRVVAGSATWAQFYVPSISADDSNQGILVVRNLDREISSSRILEIFESFGAVKELREAPLGTTSGSWSSLISEMQLMLFRDWMAKNSQEAFKSSFIPSLEEHGRM